One window of the Pseudobdellovibrionaceae bacterium genome contains the following:
- a CDS encoding biopolymer transporter ExbD, producing MAHIDDGGDDDRAIAVDVNLVPFIDLMSVCIIFLLITAVWSQVSMIQIGSSIYGKKSELEPAKPPPRAEIPFRLDVKDDGYRVVVGQKSVPIPKVNGEYDYQKLVEELKTVKELYPEKVDAVITMSDELEYGFLIKGMDALLTSGFPEISVATGGVK from the coding sequence ATGGCCCACATTGATGATGGTGGAGATGACGACAGAGCGATAGCGGTTGACGTAAACCTTGTACCGTTTATCGACCTGATGAGTGTATGTATTATCTTTTTGCTCATTACGGCTGTTTGGTCTCAAGTCTCCATGATTCAGATTGGTAGCTCCATATACGGCAAAAAGTCAGAGCTGGAACCGGCGAAACCACCTCCCCGCGCGGAGATCCCGTTTCGACTGGATGTCAAAGACGATGGTTACCGAGTTGTTGTCGGGCAAAAGTCAGTACCTATCCCAAAAGTGAATGGCGAATACGATTATCAAAAATTGGTAGAAGAACTAAAAACAGTTAAGGAACTCTATCCTGAGAAGGTCGATGCGGTTATTACCATGTCTGATGAGTTGGAGTATGGGTTCCTGATTAAGGGAATGGATGCTCTGCTAACATCAGGATTTCCGGAGATCTCAGTTGCCACAGGAGGGGTGAAGTAA
- a CDS encoding MotA/TolQ/ExbB proton channel family protein, with protein MYLILIVGILTVFLILERAMSLSKLTLDKTSLNENLFSMLLRGDIKQAIAFCDSRPTPLTNTLKSGLVQVMNKRPDEEVQVAMDAAVLRETPRLEGWTSFLAVFGNVSVLIGLFGTIVGLITSFAGVAEADAATKAARLSAGISEALNCTAFGLLVAITAIVAFGFFQIKIGRAINDMLESSMNLMNLVVSNRDKIKY; from the coding sequence ATGTATCTTATCCTCATAGTGGGGATACTAACCGTCTTTTTGATACTCGAAAGGGCAATGAGCCTTTCGAAACTGACGCTCGACAAAACGAGCCTGAACGAAAATCTCTTTAGTATGCTTTTGCGAGGGGATATTAAACAGGCAATTGCGTTTTGTGACAGCCGCCCAACACCATTAACCAACACACTCAAGTCAGGATTGGTTCAAGTAATGAACAAGCGGCCTGACGAAGAGGTGCAGGTGGCAATGGATGCGGCGGTATTGAGGGAGACACCACGACTAGAGGGATGGACATCCTTTCTGGCGGTATTTGGTAACGTCTCAGTTCTGATTGGTCTGTTTGGAACGATTGTTGGTCTGATTACATCATTTGCCGGTGTGGCGGAGGCCGATGCTGCAACCAAAGCAGCGCGATTGTCGGCGGGTATTTCCGAAGCTCTTAACTGTACAGCATTCGGACTTCTCGTGGCAATTACGGCGATTGTGGCCTTTGGATTTTTTCAGATCAAAATCGGCCGGGCAATTAACGATATGCTCGAAAGCAGCATGAACCTCATGAACTTGGTTGTGTCGAATCGCGACAAGATCAAATACTGA
- a CDS encoding AgmX/PglI C-terminal domain-containing protein has translation MKLPVVIRIYRGSQLEGVKQFDVSQIVIGSNEGVQVQLTDEDVSPLHAVIEERDAGFYVSDLGSTTGTKRGGERILDEKMESGDVLDIGPFKIEFFVGVPKPLAPPKEEKKPATQPAAPPPVAAPPSTEPKEEVTEAGKQIEDSLTATGAVIEDSITAKIPDVIPLPEEDDDTSGADIPPVTPGPSPTTVITANAKGTFAPPSEFKNLNEILRPGKGTVIEVIVAWKERILSSHHFNEKGMVRVGSGPNNEIILPILGPTISHTLIRIDSLATVCVTGEMSGELISEGGTKNFGELTRGNRLVKNAVGYEIGLAQGEMLRIGLHNDLVNIYVRYVPEAPKPLVAPLLDLSASEVTGVILATVVALIFGLYMMVYAPKKLDDEALLEEPLRKAVVTFKPPRPTPEEKKVVEPKVEPVKEKKIVKVVEKKAKPQAPASPAPKKADSGKAAEARPNNNKSKKKTLTSTRQGGAINTGKKGASPSSEKVDVSKTGLLGVFGARGTQKKLDKAYTGSGELQGMADSATGFAGDDESRAGDNLGSKIKDVGAGGKGTATVGISGVGTSGKGSGTFGYGTGGLGKKGRIEVQVGGQEAEFVGSIDREAIRRVILANKRVIRNCYEMALQRTPDLYGKLVIQWDIEERGRVTNAQVVSDTLGNKSVAKCLVQRLQTWRFPEPPPDQIGRVTYPFVFTSQ, from the coding sequence TTGAAACTACCAGTAGTAATTCGCATATATAGGGGAAGTCAGCTTGAGGGTGTCAAACAGTTCGACGTTTCCCAGATAGTTATCGGCAGCAATGAAGGTGTTCAGGTTCAGTTGACTGATGAGGATGTATCACCTCTTCATGCGGTGATAGAAGAAAGAGACGCTGGATTTTATGTGTCTGATTTGGGTTCTACCACGGGAACCAAACGCGGTGGCGAGCGGATACTTGATGAGAAGATGGAGTCCGGTGATGTCTTGGACATTGGACCATTTAAAATTGAATTTTTCGTTGGTGTGCCAAAACCACTGGCGCCACCTAAAGAAGAAAAAAAGCCAGCGACACAGCCGGCCGCACCACCACCGGTAGCTGCGCCTCCTTCGACAGAGCCCAAAGAGGAAGTGACGGAAGCCGGAAAACAGATTGAGGACTCTTTGACCGCGACTGGTGCGGTGATTGAGGACTCGATTACTGCAAAAATCCCCGATGTCATTCCACTCCCTGAAGAGGATGATGATACGTCGGGTGCAGATATTCCGCCCGTAACGCCGGGTCCTTCACCAACAACAGTGATTACAGCGAATGCGAAGGGGACCTTTGCCCCTCCTAGTGAGTTTAAGAACCTCAATGAAATTCTGCGGCCAGGCAAGGGTACTGTTATTGAGGTTATTGTCGCTTGGAAAGAGAGAATTCTTTCGTCTCATCATTTTAATGAAAAAGGAATGGTGCGAGTGGGCTCGGGCCCCAACAATGAAATTATTCTGCCGATTTTAGGACCTACTATTTCCCATACGCTTATTCGCATTGATTCTCTGGCAACTGTTTGCGTGACAGGTGAGATGTCGGGAGAGTTGATTTCCGAAGGCGGAACGAAAAACTTTGGCGAACTGACCCGCGGTAACCGCCTGGTTAAGAATGCTGTTGGCTATGAAATTGGCCTTGCCCAAGGTGAGATGTTGAGGATTGGGCTACACAATGACTTGGTAAACATTTATGTCCGGTATGTCCCAGAGGCACCAAAACCACTTGTCGCACCTCTGTTGGATTTGAGTGCTTCAGAAGTTACTGGGGTCATTTTGGCCACAGTGGTGGCATTGATTTTTGGTCTCTATATGATGGTCTATGCGCCTAAAAAACTGGATGATGAGGCCCTTCTGGAAGAGCCCCTGCGCAAGGCAGTAGTCACCTTTAAACCACCGCGACCAACACCCGAAGAGAAAAAGGTGGTTGAGCCAAAAGTGGAGCCGGTTAAAGAAAAGAAGATTGTAAAAGTAGTTGAAAAGAAGGCGAAACCTCAGGCTCCTGCGTCTCCTGCACCCAAAAAGGCAGACTCAGGCAAGGCGGCCGAGGCCAGGCCCAACAATAATAAATCGAAAAAGAAAACCCTCACATCCACTCGTCAAGGTGGAGCCATCAACACGGGCAAAAAGGGTGCAAGTCCGTCCAGCGAAAAAGTGGATGTTTCGAAGACCGGTCTTCTGGGAGTTTTTGGCGCCCGTGGAACGCAGAAAAAACTCGACAAGGCCTATACCGGATCAGGAGAGCTTCAGGGAATGGCTGACAGTGCCACTGGATTTGCTGGAGACGATGAATCGAGAGCTGGCGATAACCTCGGGTCTAAAATCAAAGATGTGGGGGCTGGCGGAAAAGGCACAGCCACGGTTGGAATTTCTGGTGTGGGAACTTCGGGAAAAGGTAGCGGAACCTTTGGCTATGGAACCGGAGGCTTGGGTAAGAAAGGCAGAATCGAGGTTCAGGTTGGAGGTCAGGAAGCTGAGTTTGTCGGCTCCATTGACCGGGAAGCTATCCGACGGGTCATTCTTGCCAACAAGCGGGTTATTCGCAATTGCTATGAAATGGCCCTGCAACGGACGCCTGACTTGTATGGAAAGCTTGTTATTCAGTGGGACATCGAAGAACGAGGACGTGTCACGAATGCCCAGGTGGTGAGCGATACTCTGGGTAATAAATCAGTGGCCAAATGTTTAGTGCAGCGATTGCAGACGTGGAGATTTCCGGAGCCGCCACCTGATCAAATCGGTCGGGTGACTTATCCGTTTGTCTTTACATCACAATAA
- a CDS encoding tetratricopeptide repeat protein has product MKTIVKILLFFLLASLWLGGNPSYAMQFDDMDEIDDVGSSNDDGDSPEDIKPQVEVTKDDIRDLRDAKQKGLEPRLVTAAAKILGRDQNNLLALNTLAVFYFNDKKFGLAKIILNRALNAHPNQAALHNNLGVIYLSEGDQRAAIRSFKKSVEVDPDYVIGATNLASIYLEYRDFNRALEPLQSGYKVVKGSLREGKAESVGVANNLAVALSAQKQADKARDIYEEILRGNSRNITVLLNYAILLVERLKAKDEALKVISKIKFIAESPKAIRQAEELEKKAKSLE; this is encoded by the coding sequence ATGAAGACTATTGTTAAAATTCTACTTTTCTTTTTGTTGGCAAGTCTGTGGTTGGGTGGCAATCCGTCATATGCCATGCAGTTTGACGACATGGACGAGATAGATGACGTAGGTTCGTCCAATGATGACGGGGACTCTCCAGAAGACATCAAGCCACAAGTCGAGGTCACAAAAGACGATATTCGAGATTTGCGCGATGCCAAGCAGAAGGGCTTGGAGCCAAGGCTTGTAACTGCAGCCGCAAAAATCCTAGGTCGTGATCAAAATAACCTCTTGGCACTCAATACTTTGGCGGTCTTCTATTTCAATGATAAAAAATTTGGTTTGGCAAAAATCATCTTAAACCGGGCTCTTAACGCTCATCCCAATCAGGCAGCGTTACACAATAATCTTGGTGTGATCTACTTAAGTGAAGGTGATCAGCGCGCGGCGATCCGTTCATTTAAGAAGAGCGTAGAGGTCGACCCGGATTACGTGATCGGTGCAACAAATCTGGCATCTATATATTTGGAGTATCGCGATTTCAATCGTGCGCTGGAGCCTCTTCAGAGTGGCTATAAAGTAGTCAAAGGCTCCCTGCGCGAAGGCAAAGCTGAATCTGTGGGCGTGGCTAACAATTTGGCAGTCGCCCTAAGTGCCCAAAAACAGGCAGACAAGGCTCGTGACATTTATGAAGAAATCCTGAGAGGCAACTCAAGGAATATTACTGTTTTGCTAAATTATGCTATACTTTTGGTAGAGCGATTAAAAGCCAAGGATGAAGCTTTGAAGGTGATCAGTAAGATCAAGTTTATCGCTGAGAGCCCCAAAGCTATTCGACAAGCTGAAGAGCTGGAGAAGAAGGCAAAGTCCTTGGAGTAA
- a CDS encoding tetratricopeptide repeat protein, which produces MLELKAVIRRTLFSILCLTLGTGSTLLSTSVYGQAKKAEKTVGDVLKKIEKNRLKIQKGSASLPKFNKVESRKQVNLREVKPPSSSTLYYEEGSDEAALEKVTDEGIKQLYDLTRRFKKSKKRGELWLRLAEMYVEKSRLIEYRLQQEFDKKLRESRESGKGMRARLDLRPAQEYNKKAVQLYEWFLRDFPKDDKVDQALFFLGYNYFELNDEKKGMSYYERLTKEFPKSSYVDESNFALGEFHFENERWADALGYYKRVARNRRARLYSFALYKSAWCEYKTGKTKDALRSLERVIRAGRVAKGSDQRTAGGVSRIRLATEALKDLVIFYAEVGSYKAAKGYFDKVAGSKNVYTLQEKLAYYYADTGNRKGASYVFHDLIADRPSAPKAYDYQYQIVTMYAATGESKVFRKELYDWIQGYGPDSVWQRANEKKRDLIGKATQLIETTLRNYILQQHQTAQNSRAPNAQSLAKSGYELYFRTFKVSPKLDEMHFFFAELLFDMQDFERAADHYLWVAENSPKSAYFDKSVLNAILSLEKKLPTADEIKKIVGDTTEPVEFDTTIKKFEKVVLRFLTAFPKNEDTVAIKYRLASLYYYYNQFDKALVAFREIMQQFPSTKYADYSANLTLDIYNIKKDYEGLEKAGQEILAIPQLANSKVGGEVRKILEKASFKRAQNSETGKDYLTSAKQFEDFASKNPGAKLAVSARFNSAVNFERAGDLFKAIAMYTAVLKSGGGTGHEDLKKKSLKFIAILYEKTGQYKAAADFFERYANENAKSDRDLAAKFYFNAGVIRDGMNFFNSALANYQKSFDLNRKKDRAEVVFLMAKVWEKRGNKSRAKSYYKQYIDLQPSNGAALVEALFTVGKIEESQNRKKAAEDFYKKTIGVQKSLAKSGKNVGVAFAAEAQFKLVYDTYEELKAVRIPGNPKQQAAAVQKKLDLINRLKERLKPVIQYDDGPMVVAALTLMGQANQHMSAALYKAPRPKGLNKEQMDQYMKGIDEVAKPFQGEAIKSYQSAIEKGYRLEAYNQWLKIAAIEAGNLDKEQFSDYGEEAILTTLPDDLGM; this is translated from the coding sequence ATGTTGGAACTCAAAGCTGTAATTAGGAGAACTCTGTTCTCAATTCTCTGCCTTACTCTTGGGACTGGTTCAACCCTGCTTTCCACGTCTGTCTATGGCCAGGCCAAAAAAGCGGAAAAGACTGTCGGTGATGTCCTGAAAAAGATTGAAAAGAACCGCCTAAAGATCCAAAAGGGCAGTGCCTCTCTTCCTAAATTTAATAAAGTGGAATCTAGAAAACAGGTAAACCTCCGTGAGGTTAAGCCTCCTTCGTCATCGACGCTGTACTACGAAGAGGGATCAGATGAAGCGGCCCTGGAGAAGGTGACCGATGAGGGTATCAAACAACTCTATGATCTAACGAGACGTTTTAAAAAGAGCAAAAAGCGCGGAGAGTTGTGGCTGCGACTGGCAGAGATGTATGTGGAGAAATCCCGACTCATTGAATACCGCCTCCAACAGGAATTCGATAAAAAACTTCGCGAATCCCGCGAGTCAGGAAAGGGCATGAGGGCGCGCCTCGACCTGCGTCCTGCTCAGGAGTACAACAAAAAGGCTGTCCAACTTTACGAATGGTTTCTTCGGGACTTCCCCAAGGACGACAAGGTGGACCAGGCTCTATTCTTTCTTGGCTACAACTATTTTGAGCTCAATGATGAAAAGAAGGGGATGTCCTACTACGAGAGGTTAACCAAGGAATTTCCCAAGAGTTCTTACGTAGATGAATCGAATTTTGCCCTTGGTGAATTTCATTTCGAAAATGAGCGCTGGGCCGATGCTCTTGGCTATTACAAACGAGTGGCCCGCAACCGCCGTGCCCGGCTGTACTCCTTTGCATTGTACAAGTCAGCATGGTGTGAATACAAAACAGGAAAAACCAAAGATGCCCTTCGTTCACTTGAGCGGGTGATCCGTGCTGGCCGTGTAGCTAAGGGCAGCGATCAGCGAACAGCGGGTGGAGTGAGTCGTATCCGTCTGGCAACGGAGGCCCTCAAAGACTTGGTCATTTTTTATGCTGAAGTGGGAAGTTACAAGGCAGCCAAAGGCTATTTTGACAAGGTGGCCGGTTCTAAAAACGTCTACACCCTCCAGGAGAAGCTGGCTTACTACTATGCAGATACAGGTAACCGTAAAGGTGCCTCTTACGTTTTTCATGATTTGATCGCAGATCGTCCCAGCGCTCCGAAGGCCTATGACTATCAATATCAGATTGTCACGATGTATGCGGCGACGGGTGAGTCCAAGGTTTTCCGCAAGGAGCTTTATGACTGGATTCAGGGCTATGGACCCGATAGTGTTTGGCAGAGGGCGAATGAAAAGAAACGCGATCTGATCGGTAAGGCGACTCAGCTGATTGAGACCACTCTGCGGAACTACATTCTTCAGCAGCATCAGACGGCGCAAAATTCCCGTGCTCCCAATGCCCAGAGCTTGGCTAAGAGCGGGTATGAGTTGTACTTTCGGACATTTAAGGTCTCCCCTAAGTTGGATGAAATGCATTTCTTCTTCGCCGAACTTCTGTTTGATATGCAGGATTTTGAGCGCGCTGCAGACCACTATTTGTGGGTTGCAGAGAATTCACCGAAGAGTGCCTACTTTGATAAGTCAGTTCTCAATGCCATTCTTTCTCTAGAAAAGAAGCTTCCTACGGCGGATGAAATCAAAAAGATTGTGGGAGACACCACAGAGCCCGTGGAGTTTGACACTACTATTAAAAAGTTTGAAAAGGTGGTGTTGCGCTTCCTGACGGCATTTCCGAAAAACGAAGATACCGTGGCAATCAAATATCGGCTGGCCTCACTATACTATTACTATAATCAATTTGATAAGGCTCTGGTGGCCTTTAGAGAAATTATGCAGCAATTTCCCAGTACCAAGTATGCTGACTACTCTGCCAATCTCACTTTAGATATCTATAATATTAAAAAGGACTACGAGGGTCTGGAGAAGGCTGGACAAGAGATCTTGGCGATTCCTCAATTGGCCAACTCCAAAGTTGGTGGGGAGGTCCGCAAGATTCTTGAAAAGGCCTCATTTAAGAGAGCTCAGAATTCCGAAACCGGCAAAGACTACCTGACTAGTGCCAAGCAGTTTGAAGATTTTGCCTCCAAAAATCCAGGCGCCAAACTCGCAGTCTCTGCCCGTTTTAACTCGGCGGTTAACTTTGAGCGGGCAGGTGACTTGTTTAAGGCAATTGCCATGTACACGGCAGTACTTAAGAGCGGCGGTGGAACGGGTCATGAGGATCTCAAGAAGAAGTCATTGAAATTTATCGCCATTTTGTATGAGAAAACGGGACAGTACAAGGCAGCAGCCGATTTCTTTGAGCGCTATGCCAACGAAAATGCGAAGTCGGATCGCGACCTGGCCGCGAAGTTCTACTTCAATGCTGGCGTGATTCGAGACGGAATGAATTTCTTCAATTCAGCCTTGGCAAATTATCAGAAATCCTTCGATCTCAATCGCAAAAAGGATCGAGCCGAGGTTGTCTTTTTGATGGCTAAGGTTTGGGAAAAACGTGGCAACAAGTCTCGAGCCAAGAGCTACTACAAGCAGTATATCGATCTACAGCCGTCAAATGGTGCTGCCTTGGTGGAGGCTCTTTTCACGGTTGGCAAGATCGAGGAAAGCCAAAATCGAAAAAAGGCCGCTGAGGATTTCTATAAAAAGACCATTGGTGTGCAAAAGAGTCTGGCCAAGTCCGGAAAGAATGTTGGTGTAGCATTCGCTGCGGAGGCTCAGTTCAAGCTTGTTTATGATACCTATGAAGAACTCAAAGCTGTTCGTATCCCAGGTAATCCTAAGCAGCAGGCAGCTGCTGTACAAAAGAAGCTAGATTTGATCAATCGCCTTAAAGAGCGCTTGAAGCCGGTCATTCAGTACGACGACGGCCCTATGGTGGTGGCGGCTCTTACTTTGATGGGTCAGGCTAATCAGCACATGAGTGCGGCCCTTTACAAGGCTCCGCGTCCGAAGGGACTCAATAAGGAGCAAATGGATCAGTATATGAAGGGTATTGATGAAGTGGCCAAACCCTTTCAGGGAGAGGCCATTAAGAGTTACCAGTCCGCGATCGAAAAAGGCTATCGCCTAGAGGCCTATAATCAATGGCTCAAGATTGCTGCAATTGAGGCCGGCAACTTGGATAAGGAACAGTTCTCTGACTATGGCGAAGAAGCGATTTTAACCACTCTGCCTGACGACTTGGGGATGTAG
- a CDS encoding outer membrane beta-barrel domain-containing protein encodes MLKQVLLVATFSLWTLPSVHSAWAQFEEDPSETSTVLQGDASPEQDKADAEVEDLYDKFDADENTKREKEKQVKKKEKEVPKKDPSTLSELSTLAPFSDIAVIQRRFLPKTKRWEFAGSLMGTINNPFFTNLGAALRGGYYFEEKYGVEAVYFFLSSNERAVTDNLRTKRNVKTESLVTPEGYIGADFKWTPMYGKMTFMNKRIVPFDFYFSAGIGLTKTDQGGNEPTVHLATGQAFALSKKMAVRWDLSWNLYQAKTKVVKSGTERETTTNQDDLYLSLGVSFFFPEATYR; translated from the coding sequence GTGCTCAAACAAGTGCTTCTAGTTGCAACTTTCTCGCTGTGGACACTGCCATCGGTGCATTCTGCCTGGGCGCAGTTCGAAGAAGATCCGTCAGAAACATCAACCGTCCTTCAGGGAGATGCCTCTCCTGAGCAGGACAAGGCAGACGCAGAGGTGGAAGACCTCTACGACAAATTTGATGCCGACGAGAACACCAAACGTGAAAAAGAGAAGCAGGTTAAGAAGAAGGAAAAGGAGGTGCCCAAAAAGGATCCATCCACTCTTTCCGAGCTGTCAACTTTGGCACCCTTTAGCGACATTGCGGTCATACAGAGACGATTTCTCCCAAAAACCAAACGTTGGGAATTTGCGGGCAGTCTGATGGGTACGATCAACAATCCATTCTTCACCAATTTGGGAGCTGCCCTTCGTGGTGGGTACTATTTTGAAGAGAAGTATGGTGTTGAAGCTGTGTACTTCTTTTTGTCGTCCAACGAACGGGCTGTAACGGACAACTTAAGAACCAAGCGAAATGTGAAGACCGAAAGCCTGGTGACGCCAGAGGGTTATATCGGAGCCGACTTCAAGTGGACGCCGATGTACGGAAAAATGACCTTTATGAACAAAAGGATTGTACCCTTTGACTTCTACTTCTCTGCAGGTATTGGACTAACCAAAACAGATCAGGGTGGAAATGAGCCAACGGTCCATTTAGCAACTGGGCAGGCCTTTGCTCTGTCCAAAAAAATGGCCGTCCGTTGGGACCTAAGTTGGAACCTCTACCAGGCTAAGACTAAAGTCGTCAAAAGTGGAACCGAAAGGGAAACCACCACCAACCAGGATGATCTGTATCTTTCGTTAGGTGTGAGTTTTTTCTTTCCGGAGGCAACCTACAGATGA
- a CDS encoding outer membrane beta-barrel domain-containing protein, whose protein sequence is MRWASQGLVVAAAIVLSFNGYAETIEFPTEELASESVLPVFDKVENVKNRNVVKAKRFEVGGGVGFNLMDAFYNPLNFHGSLTYHFDEIHGFNAAAAFWMSGLSSYGEQLKNGEGLDGDFFDASRAPSPKYMLMANYQYTAYYGKISLSKQWVMNLSLFGLAGIGTIAIGDDNVMALNMGLGENFYFTPNLALRIDLRMLVYRGPDPTTKRLLPTDPVFPASDFGESNFFHSMLTFGLVYLL, encoded by the coding sequence ATGAGATGGGCTTCACAAGGACTCGTAGTTGCCGCCGCCATTGTCTTATCATTCAATGGTTACGCCGAGACAATAGAATTTCCCACTGAAGAGCTGGCCAGCGAGTCGGTTTTACCGGTTTTTGACAAAGTTGAAAATGTGAAGAATCGCAATGTTGTAAAGGCCAAGCGATTTGAAGTGGGCGGCGGTGTTGGCTTCAACTTAATGGACGCCTTTTATAACCCGCTCAACTTCCATGGTTCTTTGACTTACCACTTTGACGAAATTCACGGTTTCAATGCGGCAGCCGCATTTTGGATGAGTGGTCTTTCCAGCTATGGCGAGCAATTGAAAAACGGTGAGGGCTTGGACGGGGACTTCTTCGATGCCAGTCGCGCTCCAAGTCCCAAATATATGTTGATGGCCAACTACCAGTACACGGCCTACTACGGAAAGATCAGTCTCTCTAAGCAGTGGGTTATGAACCTTTCCTTGTTTGGTCTTGCCGGCATTGGAACCATTGCCATTGGCGACGACAACGTCATGGCCTTAAACATGGGTTTGGGGGAAAATTTTTACTTCACACCAAACCTAGCCCTTCGTATTGATTTACGCATGCTCGTCTATCGTGGACCTGACCCAACTACCAAGCGCTTGCTTCCAACTGATCCAGTTTTTCCTGCATCGGACTTTGGTGAGTCAAATTTCTTTCACTCCATGCTCACCTTTGGCCTTGTTTACCTGCTCTAA
- a CDS encoding KpsF/GutQ family sugar-phosphate isomerase: MAPNIADLEEAKRVLEVEANSILLLRERLGEEFSKAVEMVLACRGRVITSGIGKSGIIARKMASTFTSTGTPSFFLHPAESSHGDMGVVTVEDLVVAISYGGDSGELVPILTYCARKNIPVLALTGKTDSNLGRAGTVTLDISVSEEACPLGLAPTASTTVTLALADALAMAVLKRRGFDREHFAEFHPGGSLGRRLLTRVRDVMHVGDALPLVKPSDEMSRVVSLMTAKDVRGVAGVLSEDGSLLGIITDGDIRRRLEKSNTPLIEKAEAMMSLHPKTISADELAEKALFVMEQFQIQTLFVVDPSGDNPNRPIGLIHLQDLLRSNIR; encoded by the coding sequence ATGGCCCCCAATATTGCCGATTTGGAAGAAGCAAAGCGGGTGTTGGAAGTCGAAGCCAACAGTATTTTGCTTCTGCGCGAGCGTTTGGGTGAGGAGTTTTCCAAAGCTGTTGAAATGGTTTTGGCCTGCAGAGGCCGGGTGATCACTTCTGGCATTGGTAAATCAGGTATTATTGCCCGAAAAATGGCCAGCACATTTACGTCCACAGGAACCCCATCCTTTTTTCTTCACCCCGCGGAAAGCTCTCACGGGGACATGGGTGTGGTGACTGTTGAAGATTTGGTTGTTGCCATCTCTTACGGGGGAGACTCGGGTGAGCTTGTGCCGATTCTCACCTACTGTGCGCGAAAGAATATTCCAGTACTGGCGTTAACTGGTAAGACGGACAGTAACCTCGGCCGGGCCGGGACAGTTACATTGGATATTTCTGTGAGTGAGGAAGCTTGCCCACTTGGTCTCGCTCCTACGGCGAGCACCACTGTCACTTTGGCCTTGGCAGATGCCCTGGCGATGGCTGTTTTGAAAAGACGGGGTTTTGATCGGGAGCATTTTGCGGAGTTTCACCCCGGTGGGTCCTTGGGGCGGCGTCTTCTCACGCGGGTGAGGGATGTCATGCACGTGGGTGATGCCCTGCCTTTGGTAAAGCCCAGTGATGAGATGTCTCGGGTCGTGAGTTTAATGACGGCAAAAGATGTGAGGGGAGTGGCCGGAGTTCTTAGTGAGGATGGCTCATTGTTGGGGATCATTACAGACGGTGATATTCGCCGTCGCCTGGAGAAGAGTAATACCCCTTTGATTGAAAAAGCCGAAGCCATGATGTCTCTTCACCCCAAAACTATCAGTGCGGATGAGCTGGCTGAAAAGGCCTTGTTTGTGATGGAACAGTTTCAGATTCAAACTCTGTTTGTTGTTGATCCGAGTGGTGACAATCCCAATCGTCCGATTGGACTCATTCACCTTCAGGATCTCCTCCGCTCCAATATCCGCTAG